From the Hymenobacter yonginensis genome, one window contains:
- a CDS encoding NAD(P)/FAD-dependent oxidoreductase translates to MTSTSPAATSATPAPAARPRRHRPAAGPIPDFDVVIIGAGSAGLSAALVLGRCLRRVLVCDGGAPRNAPSPAVQGFFTRDGTKPAQLLKLGLHELERYATVEVRTARVTAIVRQGKQFELTAEGETGRSRTFTARKILLATGVEDELPPLDGMRELWGTGVLHCPYCHGWEVRDQPLAVYGQGKTATGLALLVSRWSRDVVVCTDGPGNLTTNARRRLRQQGIQVREEPITRLEAGPKDSVRVVFETGEPLARRAVFLHAHQHQRTNLAELAGCRLTSKGAVWVDKNTQTSQPGIYAAGDTTPGTQQAILAAAQGAQAAVHLNEQLTREECPK, encoded by the coding sequence ATGACTTCTACTTCCCCTGCTGCCACCTCCGCCACGCCGGCCCCTGCTGCCCGGCCCCGCCGCCATCGTCCCGCCGCCGGTCCTATACCGGATTTCGACGTGGTGATAATTGGGGCAGGAAGTGCGGGGCTGAGTGCCGCGCTGGTGCTGGGCCGTTGCCTGCGCCGCGTGCTGGTCTGCGACGGGGGCGCCCCGCGCAACGCACCTTCGCCGGCCGTACAGGGCTTCTTCACCCGCGACGGCACCAAGCCCGCCCAACTCCTCAAGCTGGGCCTGCATGAGCTGGAGCGCTACGCTACGGTGGAAGTGCGAACGGCGCGGGTAACGGCCATTGTGCGCCAGGGCAAGCAGTTCGAATTGACCGCTGAAGGCGAAACCGGCCGCAGCCGCACATTTACGGCGCGTAAAATCCTGCTGGCTACCGGCGTGGAGGACGAGCTGCCGCCGCTGGATGGCATGCGCGAGCTGTGGGGTACCGGCGTGCTGCACTGCCCTTATTGCCACGGCTGGGAAGTGCGTGACCAGCCGCTGGCCGTGTATGGACAGGGCAAAACCGCCACCGGGCTGGCGCTGCTGGTAAGCCGCTGGAGCCGCGACGTGGTGGTATGCACCGATGGTCCCGGCAACCTGACCACCAATGCCCGCCGCCGCCTGCGGCAGCAGGGCATCCAGGTGCGGGAAGAGCCGATTACGCGGCTGGAGGCTGGCCCCAAGGATAGCGTGCGGGTGGTGTTCGAAACCGGGGAGCCCCTGGCCCGTCGAGCCGTGTTTCTGCATGCCCACCAGCACCAGCGCACCAACCTCGCTGAGTTGGCCGGCTGCCGCCTCACCAGCAAGGGCGCCGTGTGGGTTGACAAAAACACCCAGACCTCGCAGCCGGGCATCTATGCCGCCGGCGACACCACGCCGGGTACGCAACAGGCCATTCTGGCGGCCGCTCAGGGTGCCCAAGCCGCCGTCCACCTCAACGAGCAGCTCACGCGCGAAGAATGCCCGAAATAG
- a CDS encoding T9SS type A sorting domain-containing protein, translated as MYESTVAGIAKQIVPNSVLCASASPPVANNDFATTTPGTPYTFTGATAVTANDTPTGTFNATTVTLGAAVPASQGVFTKAANGDVTFTPAAGFVGIATIPYTVQNASGTVSNTAFISVEVKGTTFNLATTLTGPASADAGASVTYNVTSSNPGTVAATNVVETVQLPAGLTTTGFTVGGANGTLSNGVITFANGNTYNQTTGVLRLPIGNLAASIGSVSTAVVFPASGSSPLRVTANISGMGGTETTTSDNTAVVNTTVTPRFDVTTALTGPATVTAGNEVTYTVTTSNVATSTDPRSVSPASNVVQTVTLSGNVMGIFASNGGTAAFNSSTNTTTVTFPAISVLAPGQSQVNTISFVSPSDARLAPVAIVTSGETSTNFGDLNSPTVGTNNNTAQLNGAAVRPTVTPVAAVGTSVNVFTTISSPTTNVAPGATITLNVTANNAGPATANAVVQTVTLPTGLSGVTPSNGGDYNQVTGVVTFPPLTTLASAGSQAYTITLPAPAQGFVLANATITTTSPDLVPADNLAQTKVDVNPTADVTTTITGPVVALPSQQLAYTVTTRSNGSADANNVVQTVQLPAGLTDVQFNGVTPTGATSYNAATGLLTLTFAAPLAQGFSASNTITFTTPTGMTSFSPVATVSTSTSETNTANNTAAVTTVVTPAADVVVSVTAPASAVVGNPVLYVVSTTNNGAAVATGVVPTLQLPAGLGATNVTFPAGIGTGSYDNTTGLVTFPSASTLANGASLANEVLVTMPDVSQLAAVARVSTTSFDTNLDNNYASAATTPVAPTVTTADVRVASFSPNSTTTPGTAVTLTATFNNAGTNPAANVIPQIVLVPGLTNITYPGTVGNYSSTTGIVTFPTVSSVAANTTVAGTYSVSFNAPNSGPVNAVATIASATSDAVPTNNTAVSVLTVTSQANATTSIAGPASVAPGSKATYAVTTSNVAATSPSTNVMQTVTIPGTPADLVIPTGATTTVTGGNTVVTFPTIALLAPGTANAVTNFVSFTMPVAAVTLTGTVTSDVDVAAGNNTASVTTNTNRAPVAYNVVNKLQSPEGNTANTPLLVSPLAATDADAGQVLTYRITSLPTSGTLSLNGTPVNTTTVLSAADAANLKFLPAANFVGNVFFSYVAVDNAGIPATSNTALYTIPVGADNSSVYATTPTKGGAIGYQNNDVLAYVIDVNAARYNSSGLIYNATTGALVATDGSVSNGLPTTGTNAVISAADKSTLNAVGIDINPITGQFFVSNRLLLREGNYTVSVTTTDINGGTNTQNVTIPIGARPLPVTLVSFSAKAEGADAKLTWTTAQELNNDRFVVERSLDSNSFAVVAEVKGQGTKSSATNYTLTDAQAASKGRVAYYRLRQIDTDGTSTYSSVQTVMFSIATRTTVAVYPNPASDQQQVRLDLTALPAGSYKVTLTDMAGRMVQTVAGNGGLEQALEVASLPQGSYLVQVVGQAQVYTTRFVKK; from the coding sequence TTGTATGAAAGCACTGTGGCTGGCATTGCCAAGCAGATTGTGCCCAACTCGGTACTGTGCGCCAGCGCCTCGCCTCCGGTTGCCAACAACGACTTCGCCACCACTACCCCCGGCACGCCTTATACCTTCACGGGCGCAACGGCCGTAACGGCCAATGATACGCCAACCGGCACTTTCAACGCTACCACTGTAACGCTGGGTGCCGCCGTACCGGCTTCGCAAGGTGTGTTCACGAAGGCTGCCAACGGCGACGTGACCTTTACGCCGGCTGCTGGTTTCGTGGGAATAGCTACCATCCCGTACACTGTGCAGAACGCCTCGGGCACTGTATCGAACACTGCGTTCATTTCGGTGGAGGTGAAGGGCACAACCTTTAACCTAGCCACCACGCTTACTGGCCCGGCTTCGGCCGACGCCGGGGCTTCGGTAACCTACAATGTCACTTCTAGCAACCCTGGCACGGTAGCCGCTACCAACGTGGTAGAAACGGTGCAGCTGCCCGCTGGCCTGACGACCACCGGTTTTACGGTAGGCGGTGCCAACGGCACGCTCAGCAACGGCGTTATTACGTTTGCCAACGGCAACACATACAACCAGACGACCGGCGTACTGCGCCTGCCGATTGGCAACCTAGCCGCTTCTATTGGCTCTGTTAGCACGGCTGTTGTGTTCCCCGCTTCCGGCAGCAGCCCGCTGAGAGTAACGGCCAACATTTCGGGCATGGGCGGTACGGAAACCACCACCTCTGATAACACGGCTGTGGTAAACACCACCGTCACGCCCCGCTTCGACGTTACGACTGCCCTGACAGGCCCGGCCACAGTGACGGCTGGCAACGAGGTGACCTACACCGTGACGACCAGCAACGTTGCTACTTCCACGGATCCGCGCTCGGTTTCGCCGGCCTCCAACGTGGTACAGACGGTAACGCTCAGCGGCAATGTCATGGGTATTTTCGCCTCCAATGGCGGGACAGCGGCCTTCAACAGCAGCACGAACACCACTACGGTTACGTTCCCGGCTATCAGTGTGCTGGCGCCCGGCCAGAGCCAGGTAAATACCATCAGCTTTGTATCGCCAAGCGACGCCCGGCTGGCCCCGGTAGCCATTGTGACCTCTGGAGAAACCAGCACCAACTTCGGCGACCTTAACTCGCCGACAGTGGGCACGAATAACAATACGGCCCAGTTGAACGGCGCGGCAGTACGCCCTACGGTTACGCCGGTTGCCGCAGTGGGCACGTCCGTTAATGTATTCACGACTATCTCGTCGCCAACCACCAATGTGGCACCCGGCGCGACCATCACGCTCAACGTAACGGCTAACAACGCGGGTCCTGCTACGGCCAACGCCGTGGTGCAGACCGTGACGTTGCCCACCGGACTGAGCGGCGTGACGCCTTCCAACGGCGGCGACTACAATCAAGTCACCGGCGTCGTGACCTTTCCTCCGCTGACGACCTTGGCTTCGGCCGGTTCGCAGGCCTACACGATTACGCTGCCGGCTCCGGCCCAGGGCTTCGTGCTGGCTAACGCTACCATCACCACTACCAGCCCAGACCTGGTGCCGGCCGATAACCTGGCCCAGACCAAAGTCGACGTGAACCCGACGGCTGACGTGACTACGACCATTACCGGTCCGGTAGTGGCTCTGCCTAGTCAGCAGCTGGCCTACACCGTAACGACCCGCAGCAACGGCTCGGCCGATGCTAACAATGTAGTGCAGACCGTACAGTTGCCCGCCGGCCTCACCGACGTGCAGTTCAATGGCGTGACGCCAACCGGTGCCACCAGCTACAACGCTGCCACCGGCCTGCTGACGCTGACCTTTGCCGCACCGCTGGCCCAAGGCTTTAGCGCCTCCAACACGATAACCTTCACCACGCCTACGGGTATGACCAGCTTCAGCCCCGTCGCTACAGTAAGCACCAGCACTTCCGAAACGAACACGGCTAACAACACGGCCGCCGTAACGACGGTGGTAACACCGGCCGCCGATGTGGTGGTGAGCGTAACGGCCCCGGCTTCGGCTGTAGTGGGAAACCCGGTCCTCTACGTAGTGAGCACGACCAACAACGGCGCGGCCGTAGCCACGGGCGTAGTTCCCACGCTGCAACTGCCCGCCGGTTTGGGCGCAACCAACGTTACTTTCCCCGCCGGTATAGGAACTGGCAGCTACGACAACACCACGGGCCTAGTGACGTTCCCATCAGCCAGCACGCTGGCTAACGGCGCCAGCCTGGCCAACGAGGTGCTCGTGACTATGCCTGACGTTTCCCAACTCGCAGCCGTAGCCCGGGTGAGCACGACGAGCTTCGACACGAACTTGGATAACAACTACGCCAGCGCCGCTACGACACCAGTAGCTCCCACCGTTACCACGGCCGATGTACGGGTGGCCTCATTCTCGCCGAATTCGACGACTACGCCTGGCACAGCTGTAACCTTGACGGCGACATTCAACAACGCCGGCACCAACCCGGCCGCCAACGTGATACCGCAAATCGTGCTGGTACCCGGCCTGACCAATATTACGTACCCTGGCACCGTCGGCAATTACAGTTCCACCACCGGCATTGTCACGTTCCCGACAGTAAGTTCAGTGGCCGCCAACACGACCGTAGCCGGTACCTACTCGGTGAGTTTCAACGCCCCGAACTCGGGTCCGGTGAATGCCGTGGCCACCATTGCCTCAGCTACTTCTGACGCCGTGCCGACCAACAATACCGCTGTGTCGGTGCTGACAGTGACCTCGCAGGCCAACGCCACGACCAGCATTGCCGGGCCGGCTTCGGTTGCTCCGGGCTCGAAGGCAACCTACGCCGTCACGACCTCCAACGTGGCCGCCACATCGCCCTCGACCAACGTGATGCAGACCGTGACCATCCCCGGTACGCCGGCAGATTTGGTCATTCCAACTGGAGCTACTACGACTGTAACGGGCGGTAATACTGTAGTGACGTTCCCGACTATTGCCCTGCTGGCTCCCGGCACGGCCAATGCGGTAACCAACTTCGTATCGTTCACGATGCCTGTTGCAGCGGTAACACTGACCGGCACCGTAACGTCGGACGTAGACGTTGCTGCCGGTAACAATACTGCTTCGGTTACCACTAACACCAACCGTGCGCCGGTGGCCTATAACGTGGTCAATAAGCTCCAGTCACCCGAGGGCAACACGGCCAACACGCCGCTGCTGGTTTCGCCGCTGGCCGCTACCGACGCCGATGCCGGCCAGGTGCTGACCTACCGCATCACGAGCCTGCCTACTTCGGGTACGCTTTCATTAAACGGTACGCCGGTAAACACCACCACTGTGCTGTCGGCCGCCGATGCCGCTAATTTGAAGTTCCTGCCCGCCGCTAATTTTGTGGGCAACGTATTCTTCAGCTATGTAGCGGTAGACAATGCCGGCATCCCGGCCACGTCGAACACGGCGCTCTACACCATCCCAGTGGGAGCCGATAACAGTTCTGTCTATGCCACCACTCCAACGAAAGGCGGCGCTATTGGTTATCAAAATAATGACGTGCTGGCGTATGTGATTGATGTAAATGCTGCCCGCTACAACAGCAGCGGCCTGATCTACAACGCCACTACGGGTGCTTTGGTCGCTACCGATGGCAGCGTCAGCAACGGCCTGCCCACCACGGGTACGAACGCAGTTATTTCGGCTGCCGACAAGTCTACGCTCAACGCGGTAGGTATCGACATCAACCCCATTACCGGTCAGTTCTTCGTCTCAAATCGGTTGCTGCTCCGTGAAGGTAACTACACGGTCAGCGTTACCACCACCGATATCAACGGTGGTACCAACACGCAGAACGTGACGATTCCGATTGGAGCCCGCCCACTGCCAGTGACGCTGGTGAGCTTCTCAGCCAAAGCCGAAGGCGCCGATGCCAAGCTCACCTGGACCACGGCTCAGGAACTCAACAATGACCGTTTCGTGGTAGAGCGCAGCCTCGACAGTAACAGCTTTGCGGTAGTAGCAGAAGTGAAGGGTCAGGGGACCAAGTCCTCGGCCACTAACTACACTCTTACCGATGCGCAGGCCGCCAGCAAAGGCCGGGTAGCCTACTACCGCCTGCGTCAAATAGATACGGATGGCACCAGCACCTACAGCTCAGTGCAGACGGTAATGTTCAGCATCGCTACTCGCACAACCGTAGCGGTGTACCCCAACCCGGCTTCCGACCAGCAGCAGGTGCGCCTCGACCTGACGGCACTGCCCGCCGGCAGCTACAAGGTAACCCTGACGGATATGGCTGGCCGTATGGTGCAGACTGTAGCCGGCAACGGCGGCCTCGAGCAGGCGCTGGAGGTAGCTTCGCTGCCGCAGGGCAGCTACCTGGTGCAGGTAGTTGGCCAGGCGCAGGTGTACACTACCCGCTTCGTGAAGAAATAA
- a CDS encoding right-handed parallel beta-helix repeat-containing protein, with product MKTPLSFLVLLLALLLAGPSRVQAQATVPFSCDGSFYQIRLNGTTTDFYRIRRGTVFSETILYSIPNVTLNGLAFNKSDGYYYAVQRINNVSNTDQAQNTAANFYRLGQTGFTVVGTVASLPKWYYSAGTIDENGVYWLQRGTNPSGGTTTGVLQKVQITGSSLTYGGSLQVRQANANFDPVAFGDLAFNPKNGLLYDIGSSNGYYTIDRTTGVATNYGSPATQTPGEGVGSTFFDALGNYYAYANGTVGTANSGKFYLMSPITAAFSKTVINAATPTGESDGASCAFPEQRVDNVLALTGISNISTTTFDVSFKVGVDNPGSLDLTNLQLTFFGGTAAATTNPFPGASSVTLQAIAATNGLTAVATGQDMLTSRNLLSGSNTLGNAASAEVTFTVRVVYPTAGAVPTTAVQNLFTYASSTSAGPNPGASIVNGAALPPPDLLAADASTNGSLFPVTSNADTPSPTPVQFQPSISGTVFEDINYGGGAGRSRVASQGPAVSGARVELYNASTNAFVSTTTTAADGTYSFTGLANGTNYVVRVVNGTVSSTRPGTVAGLLPVQTFVNGDVNRVGGESPQLADGGNNTGALNTFQLTNTTQSVTTVALNGAAASVDFGFNFSTIVNTNNSGQGSLRQFILNSNALTNANLDQVAFNGAAAMGTTAIDPAVGMEYAIFMLNDGRLTGAPAGLRNAMTAPAGYSITSKTFTFNSATLPTITDSNTAIDGKLQTILTGEGTQAPTANTTAAEIILNFSNVGANRGGLLVLGANTRIASISVTNAGTAAGSRALNTTGAILADGAAIVFTGAGTIGSVVNDITGQNNTIATVLLEGGATGVTISSSVMRTGRSTAASGTTTAYDGAGILLSNASGNTITNNNISANNGFGIELAGGSNGNTITGNTVGSNGAGATSSDAGISITAGNNNTFGQNTITGNAGDGIVAASGTSSSLFTKNSTSGNGNLGIDLSATNAATGDDVSINANGKTAASGANGLLNFPVLTQAVITNTTNGNLQITGFAPAGSVIEFFLSDKTVDGFGQGKTYLFSTTEGASMTAAANGTNAAINDVDARFGSYSGTINGLNNGAETGATRFSYVISLSTFSPAQVTALTTGGARLTATATTGGTTTSEFSSNILISQNAPLPVELKAFEVAADNADANLIWSTASEKNNDHFDVERSFDGSRFERIGQVQGRGTTSQTTNYSFTDVNVGNKRVGVVYYRLQQVDTDGTTNYSPVRTVRFAAGLTAGVAAVGVYPNPATTQDRTTMLDLTTLPIGMYEVTVLDATGRVVRRQTVQGGQNQPLNVQQLLAGMYLVQVRGNGLNLTQRFSKQ from the coding sequence ATGAAAACACCCTTATCCTTCCTAGTGCTGTTGCTAGCGCTACTCTTGGCCGGGCCTTCGCGGGTGCAGGCCCAGGCAACCGTACCCTTCTCCTGCGACGGGTCTTTCTACCAGATTCGACTGAACGGCACGACAACTGATTTCTATCGTATTCGACGGGGAACTGTTTTCTCTGAGACTATTCTCTATAGCATTCCAAACGTAACACTCAATGGTTTAGCCTTCAATAAAAGTGATGGTTACTACTATGCGGTGCAGCGTATCAACAATGTCAGTAATACAGACCAGGCGCAAAACACAGCGGCTAACTTCTACCGTCTGGGTCAGACTGGCTTTACGGTGGTAGGTACGGTTGCATCATTGCCTAAGTGGTACTACTCAGCGGGCACCATCGATGAGAATGGTGTTTATTGGCTGCAACGCGGTACAAATCCAAGTGGTGGGACGACGACCGGAGTATTGCAGAAAGTACAGATTACGGGTTCTTCGCTCACATATGGCGGTTCATTACAGGTACGACAGGCAAACGCTAATTTCGACCCAGTAGCATTTGGTGATTTGGCTTTTAACCCTAAAAATGGTCTGCTATATGATATCGGTTCATCCAATGGGTATTATACCATTGACCGTACTACGGGGGTTGCTACTAACTACGGCAGCCCCGCCACACAGACTCCTGGTGAAGGAGTAGGTAGCACCTTCTTCGATGCGTTGGGTAACTATTATGCGTATGCCAACGGAACGGTCGGGACAGCCAACTCAGGAAAATTTTATCTGATGTCGCCCATCACAGCTGCCTTTTCTAAAACTGTAATCAATGCCGCCACGCCAACTGGTGAAAGCGACGGTGCTTCATGCGCCTTCCCAGAGCAGCGGGTAGACAATGTGCTGGCGCTGACCGGCATCAGCAACATCAGTACCACCACGTTCGACGTATCATTTAAGGTTGGCGTTGACAATCCAGGCTCACTGGATCTGACCAACCTGCAGCTGACGTTCTTTGGGGGCACGGCTGCGGCTACCACCAATCCGTTTCCAGGTGCCAGCTCGGTAACGCTGCAAGCCATTGCAGCTACCAATGGGCTGACTGCAGTAGCCACGGGCCAGGATATGCTCACCAGCCGCAACCTGCTATCGGGCTCCAACACACTGGGCAATGCTGCCTCGGCCGAGGTCACTTTTACGGTCAGAGTGGTGTACCCCACTGCCGGGGCCGTGCCGACTACCGCAGTGCAGAACCTGTTTACGTATGCCTCCAGCACCAGCGCCGGCCCCAACCCGGGCGCCAGCATCGTGAACGGGGCTGCGTTGCCGCCACCCGATCTGCTTGCGGCTGATGCCTCCACAAATGGCTCGCTGTTTCCGGTGACTTCCAACGCCGATACGCCGTCGCCCACGCCGGTGCAGTTTCAGCCCAGCATTTCCGGGACGGTGTTCGAGGATATCAACTATGGTGGTGGGGCCGGCCGCTCGCGCGTGGCCAGCCAGGGCCCAGCCGTATCCGGCGCCCGCGTGGAGCTGTACAACGCCAGCACCAATGCCTTCGTGAGCACCACCACTACCGCCGCCGATGGTACGTACTCCTTCACGGGCCTTGCGAATGGGACCAACTATGTGGTGCGGGTAGTGAACGGCACCGTAAGCAGCACCCGCCCCGGCACCGTGGCCGGTCTGCTGCCCGTGCAGACCTTCGTGAACGGCGATGTGAACCGCGTGGGAGGTGAATCGCCCCAGCTCGCGGACGGCGGCAATAACACCGGCGCGCTGAATACGTTCCAGCTCACCAATACCACCCAGTCGGTGACGACGGTGGCGCTCAATGGGGCGGCTGCCAGCGTGGATTTTGGCTTCAACTTCAGTACCATCGTCAATACCAACAACTCCGGCCAAGGCTCGTTGCGGCAGTTTATCCTCAACAGCAATGCTTTGACGAACGCCAACTTGGATCAGGTAGCTTTCAATGGTGCAGCAGCCATGGGAACTACAGCTATTGATCCGGCAGTAGGAATGGAATACGCCATCTTTATGCTCAACGATGGCCGCCTAACCGGAGCGCCGGCAGGTCTGCGTAACGCCATGACTGCACCTGCGGGCTACAGCATTACGTCCAAGACCTTCACGTTTAACTCTGCTACGCTGCCAACCATTACCGATAGCAACACAGCTATTGATGGCAAGCTACAGACTATTCTGACGGGTGAAGGCACACAGGCTCCTACTGCTAACACAACGGCAGCTGAGATTATCCTTAATTTCTCAAACGTAGGCGCAAACCGCGGTGGCCTGCTAGTGTTAGGCGCTAACACGCGAATTGCTTCTATCAGTGTAACTAACGCTGGCACTGCCGCCGGCAGCAGGGCACTTAACACAACTGGCGCTATTCTAGCTGATGGTGCAGCCATCGTCTTCACGGGCGCAGGCACCATTGGCTCGGTGGTAAACGATATTACGGGTCAGAACAACACAATTGCTACGGTTCTACTGGAAGGAGGCGCCACGGGCGTTACCATCAGCAGCAGTGTGATGCGCACAGGCCGTTCTACGGCCGCCTCCGGCACTACCACTGCCTACGATGGGGCAGGCATTTTGCTCTCCAATGCTTCCGGCAACACCATTACCAACAACAATATCAGCGCCAACAACGGGTTTGGTATTGAGTTGGCTGGGGGTAGCAACGGGAATACCATCACTGGCAACACGGTTGGGTCTAACGGTGCTGGAGCGACCAGCAGCGACGCGGGTATTAGTATCACGGCGGGCAACAATAACACGTTCGGCCAGAACACTATCACGGGCAACGCTGGCGACGGAATAGTGGCTGCAAGTGGAACCAGTAGCAGCCTATTTACGAAGAACAGCACATCCGGCAACGGTAACTTGGGTATTGACCTTTCCGCTACGAATGCTGCAACCGGCGATGATGTATCCATCAATGCCAACGGCAAAACGGCTGCCAGCGGCGCTAATGGCCTGTTGAACTTTCCGGTGCTCACGCAGGCCGTTATCACTAATACCACCAACGGCAACCTACAGATTACGGGTTTTGCGCCAGCGGGCAGCGTGATAGAGTTCTTCTTGTCGGACAAGACCGTAGATGGCTTTGGCCAGGGTAAAACATACCTGTTCTCCACTACGGAAGGCGCCAGCATGACGGCGGCCGCCAATGGGACTAATGCGGCTATCAACGATGTTGATGCTAGATTTGGTAGCTATAGCGGTACGATCAACGGCCTTAACAACGGCGCTGAAACCGGCGCTACTCGTTTCTCTTATGTTATTTCACTTAGCACCTTCTCCCCTGCGCAGGTGACGGCGCTCACGACCGGTGGGGCTCGGCTTACGGCCACGGCTACTACAGGTGGCACCACTACTTCGGAGTTCTCCAGCAATATCCTGATTTCGCAGAATGCTCCTCTGCCCGTCGAACTGAAAGCCTTCGAGGTGGCGGCCGACAACGCTGATGCTAACCTGATCTGGAGCACGGCTTCAGAGAAGAACAATGATCACTTCGACGTGGAGCGCAGCTTCGATGGCAGCCGCTTCGAGCGGATCGGGCAGGTGCAGGGCCGCGGTACCACCAGCCAGACGACCAACTACAGCTTCACCGATGTTAATGTGGGCAACAAGCGGGTAGGTGTGGTATACTACCGTCTGCAGCAGGTAGACACGGATGGCACGACCAACTACAGTCCGGTGCGCACGGTACGCTTCGCGGCCGGCCTGACGGCTGGTGTGGCAGCAGTAGGCGTGTATCCGAACCCGGCTACCACCCAGGACCGCACCACCATGCTGGACCTGACGACGCTGCCGATCGGCATGTACGAAGTGACTGTACTGGATGCGACGGGCCGGGTGGTTCGTAGGCAGACTGTGCAGGGCGGGCAAAACCAGCCTCTGAATGTGCAGCAACTGCTGGCGGGCATGTACTTGGTGCAGGTACGGGGCAACGGTCTCAACTTGACGCAGCGCTTCAGCAAACAGTAA